From the Argopecten irradians isolate NY chromosome 13, Ai_NY, whole genome shotgun sequence genome, one window contains:
- the LOC138305846 gene encoding hemogen-like, with the protein MEVSILYSVYYNAHAQTYKRVVIQINRLTKVRVIQITLCTVFTTPETSPAKGIQYETLSEILLAKGIQYDTLPETLLAKGVQHDTVPETLLAKGIQYDTVPETLLAKGIQHDTVPKTSLAKGIQHETVPETSLAKGIQHDTVPETSLAKGIQHETVPETSLAKGIQHDTVPETSLAKTLPETSLTKGIQYDTLSEILLAKGIQYDTLPETLLAKGVQYDTVPETLLAKGVQHDTVPETSLAKGIQYDTVPETLLAKGIQHDTVPETSLAKGIQYDTLPET; encoded by the coding sequence ATGGAGGTTTCCATCTTGTATTCAGTTTATTACAATGCGCATGCTCAGACATACAAGCGTGTAGTGATACAGATTAACAGACTTACTAAAGTCCGAGTTATACAAATAACACTGTGTACCGTATTTACTACACCTGAAACTTCGccagccaagggtattcagtacgaaaCTCTCTCTGAAATtttgctagccaagggtattcagtacgatactctccctgaaaCTTTACTAGCCAAGGGCGTACAGCACGATACTGTCCCTGAAACTTtactagccaagggtattcagtacgatactgtCCCCGAAActttgctagccaagggtattcagcaCGATACTGTCCCTAAAACTTCGCTCGCCAAGGGTATTCAGCACGAAACTGTCCCCgaaacttcgctagccaagggtattcagcaCGATACTGTCCCTgaaacttcgctagccaagggtattcagcaCGAAACTGTCCCCgaaacttcgctagccaagggtattcagcaCGATACTGTCCCTgaaacttcgctagccaagacTCTCCCTGAAACTTCgctaaccaagggtattcagtacgatactctctcTGAAATtttgctagccaagggtattcagtacgatactctccctgaaaCTTTACTAGCCAAGGGTGTACAGTACGATACTGTCCCTGAAACTTTACTAGCCAAGGGTGTACAGCACGATACTGTCCCTgaaacttcgctagccaagggtattcagtacgatactgtCCCTGAAActttgctagccaagggtattcagcaCGATACTGTCCCTGAAACttcactagccaagggtattcagtacgatactctccctgaaacttaa
- the LOC138305849 gene encoding microtubule-associated protein 4-like → MDFPSSKASISGQDALPEEPRIQAKGIKQDTVPETSLAKGIQHDTVPETSLAKGIQNDPLPETSLAKGIQHDTIPETLLAKGIQHDTVPETSLAKGIQHDTVPETSLAKGIQHETVPETSLAKGIQHETVPETSLAKGIQHDTVTETSLAKTLPETSLTKGIQYDTLSEILLAKGIQYDIVPETLLAKGVQYDTVPETLLAKGVQHDTVPETSLAKGIQYDTVPETSLAKGIQHETVPETLLAKGIQHDTVPETSLAKGIQYDTVPETSLAKGIQHDTVPETSLAKGIQHDTVPETSLAKGIQHDTVPETSLAKGIQHDTVPETSLAKTLPETSLTKGIQYDTLSEILLAKGIQYNTVPETLLAKGVQYDTVPETLLAKGVQHDTVPETLLAKGVQYDTVPETSLAKGIQHDTVPETSLAKGIQHDTVPETSLAKGIQHDTVPETSLAKGIQYDTVPETSLAKGIQHDTVPETSLAKGIQHDTVPETSLAKGIQHDTVPETSLAKAKSIQHDTVPKTSLAKGIQHETVPETSLAKGIQHDTVPETSLAKGIQHETVPETSLAKGIQHDTVPETSLAKGIQHETVPETLLAKAKGIQHETVPETSLAKGIQHDTVPETSLAKGIQYDTVPETSLAKGIQHETVPETLLAKSIQHDTVSKTSLAKGIQHETVPETSLAKGIQHDTVPETSLAKGIQHETVPETSLAKGIQHDTVPETSLAKGIQHETVPETLLAKGIQHDTVPKTSLAKGIQYVLYCPRNFASQGYSARYSP, encoded by the exons CAAGCCAAGGGTATTAAGCAGGATACTGTCCCTgaaacttcgctagccaagggtattcagcaCGATACTGTCCCTgaaacttcgctagccaagggtattcagaaCGATCCTCTCCCTgaaacttcgctagccaagggtattcagcaCGATACTATCCCAGAAActttgctagccaagggtattcagcaCGATACTGTCCCCgaaacttcgctagccaagggtattcagcaCGATACTGTCCCTgaaacttcgctagccaagggtattcagcaCGAAACTGTCCCTgaaacttcgctagccaagggtattcagcaCGAAACTGTCCCCgaaacttcgctagccaagggtattcagcaCGATACTGTCACTgaaacttcgctagccaagacTCTCCCTGAAACTTCgctaaccaagggtattcagtacgatactctctcTGAAATtttgctagccaagggtattcagtacgatattGTCCCTGAAACTTTACTAGCCAAGGGTGTACAGTACGATACTGTCCCTGAAACTTTACTAGCCAAGGGTGTACAGCACGATACTGTCCCTgaaacttcgctagccaagggtattcagtacgatactgtCCCTgaaacttcgctagccaagggtattcagcaCGAAACTGTCCCCGAAActttgctagccaagggtattcagcaCGATACTGTCCCCgaaacttcgctagccaagggtattcagtacgatactgtCCCTgaaacttcgctagccaagggtattcagcaCGATACTGTCCCCgaaacttcgctagccaagggtattcagcaCGATACTGTCCCCgaaacttcgctagccaagggtattcagcaCGATACTGTCCCCgaaacttcgctagccaagggtattcagcaCGATACTGTCCCTgaaacttcgctagccaagacTCTCCCTGAAACTTCgctaaccaagggtattcagtacgatactctctcTGAAATtttgctagccaagggtattcagtacaaTACTGTCCCTGAAACTTTACTAGCCAAGGGTGTACAGTACGATACTGTCCCTGAAACTTTACTAGCCAAGGGTGTACAGCACGATACTGTCCCTGAAACTTTACTAGCCAAGGGTGTACAGTACGATACTGTCCCTgaaacttcgctagccaagggtattcagcaCGATACTGTCCCTgaaacttcgctagccaagggtattcagcaCGATACTGTCCCCgaaacttcgctagccaagggtattcagcaCGATACTGTCCCCgaaacttcgctagccaagggtattcagtacgatactgtCCCTgaaacttcgctagccaagggtattcagcaCGATACTGTCCCCgaaacttcgctagccaagggtattcagcaCGATACTGTCCCCgaaacttcgctagccaagggtattcagcaCGATACTGTCCCCgaaacttcgctagccaagg ccaagagTATTCAGCACGATACTGTCCCTAAAACTTCGCTCGCCAAGGGTATTCAGCACGAAACTGTCCCCgaaacttcgctagccaagggtattcagcaCGATACTGTCCCTgaaacttcgctagccaagggtattcagcaCGAAACTGTCCCCgaaacttcgctagccaagggtattcagcaCGATACTGTCCCTgaaacttcgctagccaagggtattcagcaCGAAACTGTCCCTGAAActttgctagccaagg ccaagggtattcagcaCGAAACTGTCCCCgaaacttcgctagccaagggtattcagcaCGATACTGTCCCTgaaacttcgctagccaagggtattcagtacgatactgtCCCTgaaacttcgctagccaagggtattcagcaCGAAACTGTCCCCGAAACTTTGCTAGCCAAGAGTATTCAGCACGATACTGTCTCTAAAACTTCGCTCGCCAAGGGTATTCAGCACGAAACTGTCCCCgaaacttcgctagccaagggtattcagcaCGATACTGTCCCTgaaacttcgctagccaagggtattcagcaCGAAACTGTCCCCgaaacttcgctagccaagggtattcagcaCGATACTGTCCCTgaaacttcgctagccaagggtattcagcaCGAAACTGTCCCTGAAActttgctagccaagggtattcagcaCGATACTGTCCCTAAAACATCGCtcgccaagggtattcagtacgtaCTATACTGTCCCCGAAACTTTGCTAGCCAGGGGTATTCAGCacgatactctccctga
- the LOC138305847 gene encoding uncharacterized protein, with amino-acid sequence MAGRMGKIDNFDDSVESWKCYQERLEQFFKANEVPNGKKVPVLLSVIGGKPYSILHDLVAPDLPGDKSYVDLVGVLNGHFNPQPLQIAERFRFHKRDQKSGESIREFNAAIRKLSEHCGFGQSLDETLRDRLVCGLRNDNIQKKLLSEDNLTYKNALDIAIAMETASRDAVELQRENAEECFYKDYSCNACKEKGHIQRACRSTEKKSNSGNKKGKVYSLDHDDSDDDSLLGSLTFTVKNLDSDVIWVKPEVNGKVIAMELDTGSPATIVPVSVYKRHFSDCKLETTDLKLRTLVGEKIKALGQIKVKVNLNGQKAVLPIHVVSEECRGPPLLGRN; translated from the exons ATGGCTGGACGCATGGGGAAAATCGACAACTTTGACGATTCCGTCGAGTCGTGGAAGTGTTATCAGGAACGTCTGGAACAATTTTTTAAGGCAAATGAGGTGCCAAATGGAAAAAAAGTTCCGGTGTTGTTGAGTGTTATTGGCGGGAAACCGTATTCCATCCTGCATGACTTGGTTGCACCAGATTTACCGGGTGATAAATCGTATGTAGATTTGGTCGGCGTCTTAAATGGACATTTTAACCCTCAACCGCTACAGATAGCCGAGCGTTTTAGGTTTCACAAGAGAGACCAGAAGTCGGGTGAGTCGATCAGAGAATTCAATGCAGCCATACGAAAATTAAGTGAGCATTGTGGGTTTGGACAGTCTTTGGATGAAACTTTGAGAGACAGATTAGTGTGTGGTCTACGTAATGACAATATACAAAAGAAACTGCTGTCTGAAGATAATCTGACCTATAAAAACGCGTTAGATATTGCAATTGCAATGGAAACTGCATCCCGAGATGCTGTGGAACTTCAGAGGGAAAA TGCGGAGGAATGTTTCTACAAGGACTACTCGTGCAACGCTTGTAAAGAAAAAGGACACATACAGAGAGCCTGCCGAAGCACAGAAAAGAAGTCTAATTCTGGAAATAAAAAGGGGAAGGTGTACTCTCTAGATCACGATGACAGTGATGATGACAGTCTACTTGGAAGTTTAACATTCACGGTAAAGAACCTCGACAGTGACGTCATATGGGTAAAACCGGAAGTGAACGGTAAAGTAATCGCTATGGAACTGGACACCGGTTCTCCAGCTACCATCGTTCCTGTGTCCGTCTATAAGAGACATTTCAGTGACTGTAAACTGGAAACGACAGATTTAAAACTTCGTACTCTAGTCGGTGAGAAAATAAAGGCACTAGGTCAAATTAAGGTGAAGGTCAACCTAAACGGACAAAAAGCAGTGCTACCGATACACGTTGTTAGTGAGGAGTGCAGAGGTCCGCCATTACTCGGAAGGAACTGA